One Chaetodon auriga isolate fChaAug3 chromosome 14, fChaAug3.hap1, whole genome shotgun sequence genomic window carries:
- the htr1d gene encoding 5-hydroxytryptamine receptor 1D codes for MELDNSSLDYFTSNFTEIPDTTTAPPWSEATLLGLQISLSALLALVTLATVLSNAFVIATIFLTRKLHTPANFLIGSLAVTDLLVSILVMPISIVYTVSKTWSLGQIVCDIWLSSDITFCTASILHLCVIALDRYWAITDALEYSKRRTMRRAGVMVGVVWVISISISIPPLFWRQAKAHEELTECMVNTDQISYTLYSTFGAFYVPTVLLIILYGRIYVAARSRIFKTPSSSGKRFTTAQLIQTSAGSSLCSLNSASNQEAHLHSGNAGGGGGGGGGSPLFMNSVKVKLADSVLERKRLCAARERKATKTLGIILGAFIVCWLPFFVGTLVMAICKECWFDPVLFDIFTWLGYLNSLINPVIYTAFNDEFKQAFQKLVKFRRCS; via the coding sequence ATGGAGCTGGATAACAGCTCACTGGACTACTTTACCAGCAACTTCACAGAGATCCCTGACACAACTACAGCTCCTCCCTGGAGCGAGGCCACGCTGCTCGGCCTCCAGATCTCCCTGTCTGCGCTGCTAGCGCTCGTCACGCTGGCTACCGTGCTTTCAAACGCTTTCGTCATCGCCACCATCTTTCTCACCAGGAAGCTCCACACCCCCGCCAACTTCCTGATCGGCTCCCTCGCCGTCACGGACCTTCTGGTGTCTATTCTAGTCATGCCCATTAGCATCGTCTACACCGTCAGCAAGACCTGGTCGCTCGGGCAGATTGTTTGCGACATCTGGCTGTCGTCTGACATCACCTTTTGCACGGCCTCCATCTTGCACCTGTGTGTGATCGCACTGGACCGCTACTGGGCCATCACCGATGCGCTGGAGTACTCGAAACGCCGCACCATGCGCCGGGCAGGGGTCATGGTCGGGGTGGTGTGGGTGATCTCAATATCGATTTCCATCCCTCCACTTTTCTGGCGGCAGGCCAAAGCCCACGAGGAGCTGACAGAGTGCATGGTGAATACGGATCAGATCTCTTACACCCTATACTCCACCTTCGGCGCCTTCTACGTCCCCACAGTGCTTCTAATCATCCTCTACGGACGGATCTACGTCGCCGCCCGCTCCCGCATCTTTAAGACGCCATCGTCCTCGGGGAAACGTTTCACCACAGCACAGCTCATCCAGACCTCTGCcggctcctctctctgttctcttaaTTCCGCCTCCAACCAGGAAGCACACCTACACTCTGGCAacgcaggaggtggaggaggaggagggggaggatcGCCTCTGTTCATGAATAGTGTGAAAGTGAAGCTGGCAGACAGCGTGCTGGAGAGGAAACGTCTGTGTGCAGCTCGGGAGAGGAAAGCGACCAAGACATTGGGCATCATCCTCGGCGCGTTCATCGTCTGTTGGCTCCCTTTCTTTGTTGGCACGCTTGTCATGGCCATATGTAAAGAGTGCTGGTTTGATCCAGTGCTTTTTGATATATTTACCTGGCTGGGatacctgaactccctcattaATCCTGTCATCTACACCGCGTTCAACGATGAGTTCAAACAGGCTTTCCAAAAACTTGTGAAATTCAGACGGTGCTCCTGA